The following coding sequences lie in one Changpingibacter yushuensis genomic window:
- a CDS encoding ABC transporter permease, which produces MPTLRLVKHLLARVLPVAVGVVVAVFFLLRLVPGDPARIILGDQATDASVSALRTQLGLDESLWSQFWSFVTQLFTQFDTGNSLVYGESTRSLILERAGLSLGIVLIAVVITVLVAVPLAVVAATHKNGPVDHAIRVIPAVGMGMPTFWVGLLLIIIFSVHLKWLPVGGVGEGPLEPWRSLLLPGLAVAIGAIPPLVRSLRAQLLDVVSADFVTTLRAAHIPEWRIQFRHVLRNAAVPSLNLFGVNVAYMIGGTLVVEKVFAINGVGMLLFNSISSRDFPVVQGVALYCAFFVVLITILVDVLSALVDPRLREVRK; this is translated from the coding sequence ATCCCAACGCTTCGACTTGTAAAACACCTGCTGGCCCGCGTGCTCCCTGTGGCAGTCGGGGTGGTTGTGGCCGTCTTCTTTTTGCTTCGCCTCGTGCCGGGGGACCCGGCTCGAATCATTCTGGGCGATCAAGCGACCGATGCGTCGGTCAGTGCCCTGCGAACTCAGCTTGGGTTGGACGAATCCCTCTGGAGCCAATTCTGGAGCTTTGTCACCCAGCTCTTCACACAGTTCGATACCGGGAATTCTCTGGTCTATGGCGAATCCACCCGCTCGCTCATCCTTGAGCGAGCGGGGCTCAGCCTCGGAATTGTTCTGATTGCAGTGGTCATTACCGTGCTGGTTGCCGTTCCGCTGGCGGTAGTTGCCGCGACCCACAAGAATGGGCCGGTGGATCACGCGATCCGCGTGATCCCGGCTGTAGGCATGGGCATGCCTACCTTCTGGGTTGGTCTGTTGCTCATCATCATTTTCTCTGTGCACTTGAAGTGGTTGCCGGTGGGTGGTGTGGGCGAAGGCCCTTTGGAGCCATGGCGCTCGCTGTTGCTCCCCGGCCTCGCCGTGGCCATCGGAGCTATACCACCGCTGGTGCGCTCCTTGCGAGCACAACTGCTCGACGTGGTATCTGCTGACTTCGTCACCACTCTGCGAGCCGCACATATCCCTGAATGGCGCATTCAGTTCCGCCATGTTCTTCGCAACGCCGCGGTGCCCTCTCTGAACCTGTTCGGTGTCAACGTTGCCTACATGATCGGGGGAACCTTGGTAGTGGAAAAGGTCTTCGCCATCAACGGGGTGGGCATGTTGCTCTTTAACTCGATTTCCAGCAGAGATTTCCCTGTTGTGCAGGGCGTCGCCTTGTACTGTGCATTCTTCGTGGTGCTCATCACGATCCTTGTGGACGTGTTAAGCGCCTTGGTTGACCCTCGGCTTCGGGAGGTGCGCAAGTGA
- a CDS encoding ABC transporter substrate-binding protein translates to MKRQDSRGRRGLFKISAAVVVAGLALAGCSSSDSGSEASASSTASASPVSGGTLTVGRVAAVTSLDPATQITANNAFAIDKVFESLVSFNADGEVIPWLASDYNISDDGLTYTFTLRDGLKFSDGTDVTPDDVVFSLDRHLKLGDESPLPLSGPIDSIEATADNQVTITLTSAYTPLISELANFSNGIYPADFGGQSEEDFFKNPVGTGPFVVDEWDPNADISFTKNTNYWQDGKPYVDKLVYKLVSDDAQLQQQLQAGQLDIIDEVPYANVTELESNASVNVVTNKSWEIEQVFFNTQNEYFADEHVRRAVAQAIDRQGIVDAVTFGTATVANSLIPPTIEYSANDEGYALDYDLDSAKQELAQSAYPDGFSVTLSIKSGNSALAQEAQIVQQSLAEIGITVEIESLESATFSSKVYGDYNYDFMINSGQSDSPDPDGLVSFQADPDGFSHSYWTFYTNDDVTSLLNEGRETADGDARQQIYLDIQKIMAEQVPYIPLYYTSVIKATTSDISGLTVLPNGSMLLQDVSVTD, encoded by the coding sequence ATGAAACGTCAAGATTCACGAGGCAGGCGAGGCCTGTTCAAGATCAGTGCTGCCGTTGTAGTTGCGGGGCTGGCACTGGCCGGCTGCTCCTCGTCTGATTCGGGTTCTGAGGCTTCCGCAAGTTCCACGGCGTCGGCTTCCCCCGTCTCAGGTGGAACTTTGACCGTTGGACGTGTGGCCGCCGTGACTTCCCTAGATCCGGCAACCCAAATCACCGCGAACAACGCGTTTGCGATTGACAAGGTCTTCGAATCCTTGGTTTCATTCAACGCCGACGGCGAAGTCATTCCGTGGCTCGCTAGCGATTACAACATTTCCGACGACGGCCTGACCTATACCTTCACATTGCGTGATGGCTTGAAGTTCTCGGACGGCACAGACGTTACGCCCGACGACGTCGTCTTCTCACTCGATCGTCACCTGAAGCTTGGTGACGAGAGCCCCTTGCCACTGTCTGGACCCATCGATTCGATTGAGGCCACCGCAGACAATCAGGTGACGATTACGCTGACCAGCGCATACACGCCGCTCATTTCGGAGCTGGCGAACTTCTCCAATGGCATCTACCCGGCGGACTTCGGCGGACAGAGCGAAGAGGACTTCTTCAAGAACCCGGTAGGCACTGGGCCGTTTGTGGTGGACGAATGGGATCCGAACGCTGACATTTCGTTCACGAAGAACACCAACTACTGGCAGGATGGCAAGCCGTACGTCGACAAGCTGGTCTACAAACTCGTTTCCGACGATGCTCAGCTACAGCAGCAGCTTCAGGCTGGTCAGCTCGACATTATCGACGAGGTCCCCTATGCAAACGTGACGGAGCTTGAGTCGAACGCCTCCGTCAATGTGGTGACCAACAAGTCGTGGGAAATCGAGCAAGTCTTCTTCAACACCCAGAATGAGTACTTCGCCGACGAGCATGTTCGCCGCGCGGTTGCTCAGGCAATTGATCGCCAAGGAATTGTTGACGCGGTGACCTTCGGAACTGCTACTGTCGCCAACTCGCTTATTCCGCCCACAATCGAGTACTCGGCGAATGACGAAGGCTACGCGCTGGACTACGATCTGGACTCGGCAAAGCAGGAGCTGGCGCAGTCAGCGTATCCGGATGGATTCTCTGTGACGCTCTCAATCAAGAGCGGCAACTCGGCCTTGGCTCAAGAGGCCCAGATTGTGCAGCAGTCGCTGGCAGAAATCGGCATCACAGTTGAGATCGAATCGCTCGAATCAGCCACCTTCTCCTCCAAGGTGTACGGCGATTACAACTACGATTTCATGATCAACTCTGGACAGTCTGACAGCCCCGATCCTGACGGTCTGGTTTCCTTCCAGGCCGATCCCGATGGCTTCAGCCACTCGTACTGGACCTTCTATACGAACGACGACGTCACATCGCTCCTTAACGAAGGTCGCGAGACGGCCGACGGCGACGCTCGCCAGCAGATCTACCTCGACATCCAGAAGATCATGGCTGAGCAGGTTCCTTACATCCCGCTCTACTACACGAGTGTCATTAAGGCCACCACCTCGGACATCTCCGGTCTGACGGTCCTTCCTAATGGTTCAATGCTCTTGCAAGATGTCTCAGTGACTGACTGA
- a CDS encoding ABC transporter ATP-binding protein, whose product MSEVSGSVRVSDLRLRTRGKQPAALVEGVSFDVAPGEALGIVGESGSGKSLTLRSILGLLPDGVERAGGSVDVHGRVGMVFQDPLTALDPLEPVGRQIAAAVRANNDLSRGRSAKRQAKERALELMRAVDLPDPTERYGWYPHQLSGGQRQRVVIAIALAVNPDVLLCDEPTTALDVTVQRQVLALLNSLREERGITILFVSHNLAVVSSICDRVIVMRSGRIVESGSTTQVITAPKSPYTRLLVGSVLGVPELETRSSAASAADRRGSEGGTQA is encoded by the coding sequence ATGAGCGAAGTATCGGGAAGCGTCCGCGTTTCGGACCTGCGCCTGCGCACTCGCGGCAAGCAACCTGCCGCGCTTGTAGAGGGAGTTTCTTTTGACGTCGCACCCGGAGAAGCCCTCGGTATTGTCGGTGAATCCGGTTCTGGAAAGAGTCTGACGCTCCGCTCAATTCTTGGTCTGCTGCCAGATGGCGTGGAGAGGGCCGGGGGTTCAGTCGATGTGCACGGCCGGGTGGGTATGGTGTTTCAAGATCCGCTCACTGCGCTAGACCCATTGGAGCCCGTTGGCCGCCAAATTGCCGCCGCCGTGCGAGCAAATAACGATCTGAGCCGGGGGCGTTCAGCGAAACGCCAAGCCAAGGAACGCGCACTCGAACTCATGAGAGCGGTGGACCTTCCCGATCCGACTGAGCGGTATGGCTGGTACCCGCATCAACTATCGGGCGGCCAGCGCCAGCGCGTAGTTATCGCCATCGCTTTGGCGGTCAATCCCGATGTTCTTTTGTGTGATGAGCCGACGACGGCGCTCGACGTCACCGTTCAGCGCCAAGTTCTGGCACTACTGAACTCTCTGCGTGAGGAGCGTGGCATCACCATTCTTTTTGTCAGCCACAACTTGGCGGTTGTTTCCTCCATCTGTGATCGGGTGATCGTTATGAGATCAGGCAGAATCGTCGAATCGGGTTCCACCACGCAGGTCATCACAGCGCCGAAGTCCCCATATACACGGCTGCTCGTAGGTTCCGTGCTCGGGGTTCCCGAGCTTGAGACCCGTAGTTCAGCAGCATCGGCCGCGGACAGGCGCGGATCCGAAGGTGGCACACAGGCATGA
- a CDS encoding aminotransferase class V-fold PLP-dependent enzyme, with translation MSQDNAAASTRTTLPAYPLLSAAQLLDQPPLTAVELDRIAELCAVVFETTNDVVLFQAEAILALEAVARSVASAGTVAVNIVTGPYGGGFGEWMREAGADVTDIVSDFDDVADPQAVASTIREIKPSVVALVHAEAATGGTNDVSTIFAAAKEVGAVTILDSVAAIGAEPVHAAEWGADIVVLGGQKALAGPAGVSAVAVSDHAWALIDANESAPRSSSLSLIDWRDHWLRTDRSIIPGLPSWLEGRALLAALERVVAEGVGAVNRRHVAAAAATRAGVRALGLELWQKGAGVAPIATTIRVPQGDAAAALLTLDTGLVTQGNGSLRGQLLRVNHYGRAASLLSVIEAVQTLADALGVDALAAVAAARAAWL, from the coding sequence ATGAGCCAAGATAATGCTGCGGCGAGCACGCGAACCACACTTCCTGCATACCCCCTGCTATCTGCGGCACAGCTGCTCGATCAGCCACCGCTTACGGCAGTAGAGCTCGACAGGATTGCCGAACTTTGCGCAGTCGTCTTCGAAACTACCAACGACGTCGTCCTGTTCCAAGCTGAGGCAATTCTGGCTCTTGAGGCAGTGGCACGATCTGTAGCTTCGGCCGGGACCGTGGCCGTCAACATCGTCACCGGGCCATATGGCGGTGGGTTTGGCGAGTGGATGCGCGAAGCCGGTGCGGATGTCACAGATATTGTGAGCGATTTCGACGACGTCGCCGATCCACAGGCCGTTGCTTCCACGATTCGTGAAATCAAACCCAGCGTAGTTGCGCTTGTCCATGCGGAGGCGGCCACGGGCGGCACTAACGATGTTTCGACCATCTTCGCTGCTGCGAAGGAGGTTGGAGCGGTAACGATCCTCGATTCGGTTGCTGCCATTGGTGCTGAACCCGTGCACGCGGCTGAGTGGGGCGCGGACATCGTGGTACTGGGTGGTCAGAAAGCCCTTGCGGGACCTGCAGGAGTCAGCGCTGTTGCGGTTTCGGACCACGCCTGGGCTTTGATTGATGCGAATGAGAGCGCTCCTCGATCTTCGAGCCTTTCCCTCATCGATTGGCGTGATCACTGGCTTCGGACGGATCGGAGCATCATCCCCGGGCTTCCGTCGTGGCTGGAGGGGCGCGCACTTCTTGCTGCCCTTGAGCGGGTGGTGGCCGAAGGTGTGGGCGCAGTGAATCGGCGCCACGTTGCTGCTGCAGCCGCCACACGAGCCGGTGTGCGAGCACTGGGCCTTGAACTGTGGCAGAAGGGCGCTGGCGTGGCACCCATAGCCACCACTATTCGAGTTCCGCAGGGCGATGCCGCGGCCGCACTCTTGACACTTGACACTGGGTTAGTGACCCAAGGGAATGGATCACTTCGCGGTCAACTCTTGCGGGTGAATCACTACGGCCGGGCGGCTTCGTTGCTTTCGGTTATCGAAGCTGTGCAGACTCTGGCGGATGCCTTGGGTGTTGATGCTCTGGCCGCCGTGGCGGCAGCCAGAGCAGCGTGGCTCTGA
- a CDS encoding amidohydrolase family protein — MDALNAVSGITNAQVLGPDFTFYTSPALYWEAGTFSASGSATNLLPGENTWVIPGLVDSHVHLAWTDFDESERNQRAQADRDQLIQLALAKTLAAGFTSARDAGGLETAWVEKLASGHILGPAVSPCVALITREDAQRCGTVGSAVEDALDRGAQWIKLIGTDGVTSPEGQDLEPHFTAAQFQEATRLAHQAGARVMVHAWGGQAITWALEAGVESIEHGIFLTRDQAELAAHTSATFVPTLVIYRLVLAMIEKGKLPRSFLQRVQHAVHAHPAAVRTARDAGVHIALGTDFGTMDQHGSNARELLALIDAGLTPTEALRAATSAGARLVNLNQTGTIETGAPADAVVLRYNPLNPTTFAQADAIVAVIKSGRMVSNQLQPHISN, encoded by the coding sequence ATGGACGCTCTCAACGCAGTGTCTGGCATCACCAACGCTCAGGTGCTCGGACCTGATTTCACCTTCTATACATCTCCCGCGCTGTATTGGGAGGCAGGGACCTTTTCTGCTTCAGGTTCTGCCACCAATCTGCTCCCAGGCGAAAACACGTGGGTGATCCCCGGGCTCGTGGATAGCCATGTTCATCTGGCGTGGACTGATTTTGACGAGTCCGAAAGGAACCAAAGAGCTCAGGCTGATCGCGATCAACTCATCCAACTGGCCCTCGCCAAAACTCTCGCCGCAGGATTCACCTCCGCGCGAGATGCCGGGGGATTGGAGACAGCTTGGGTGGAGAAGCTCGCGTCGGGCCACATCCTTGGTCCAGCCGTGTCGCCCTGCGTCGCCCTCATTACTCGTGAGGATGCGCAGAGATGTGGAACGGTGGGCTCCGCGGTTGAAGACGCACTTGATCGAGGCGCTCAGTGGATCAAGTTAATTGGAACCGATGGCGTGACCAGTCCAGAAGGTCAAGACCTCGAACCTCACTTCACAGCTGCCCAATTTCAGGAAGCGACGAGGCTGGCACACCAAGCCGGTGCGCGCGTCATGGTGCATGCGTGGGGAGGCCAAGCGATCACGTGGGCTCTGGAGGCCGGCGTGGAATCCATTGAGCACGGGATCTTCCTGACAAGAGATCAAGCTGAACTTGCGGCTCATACCAGCGCCACATTTGTTCCCACTCTTGTGATCTATCGCTTGGTGTTAGCAATGATCGAAAAGGGAAAGCTACCTAGATCTTTCCTCCAGCGTGTACAGCACGCCGTTCACGCGCATCCAGCCGCGGTTCGCACAGCCCGGGATGCAGGTGTCCATATTGCGCTTGGCACGGACTTTGGAACCATGGATCAACATGGCTCCAACGCCCGCGAACTGCTTGCTCTCATTGATGCAGGGCTTACCCCAACAGAGGCGCTGCGTGCCGCAACATCCGCCGGCGCGCGGCTTGTCAATCTCAACCAGACCGGGACGATCGAAACGGGCGCACCCGCCGACGCCGTCGTGCTCCGGTACAACCCATTGAACCCAACGACCTTCGCCCAAGCCGACGCAATCGTCGCCGTCATCAAATCTGGACGCATGGTTTCGAACCAACTGCAGCCACACATTTCTAACTAG
- a CDS encoding ABC transporter permease, with translation MSYVASKLPAADLTLEGDSPRAEYVPFWRRALASKAFTAGLIMFVTLAALAILAPLIAPFDPAVQNLTNGLRAPSSAHWLGTDQLGRDIFSRMLYAAQTDLRIAITAAIAPFIIGVTLGILSGFLGGWFDTVISRLIDTVIAFPFYVIVIALVFAVGVGEKGIYAAFALVGWVGYARVMRAATRSLRSSGWLEAARAEGLSLPRVLVRHLLPNVLPQAVVLLMTEVLLIMVAVVTLSYLGLGVQPPTPDWGTMISDGQSFITTKWWISAIPGLAVVYSGISFSLLADGLGDAWRVS, from the coding sequence GTGAGCTACGTAGCTAGCAAACTCCCAGCCGCTGACCTGACCCTTGAAGGCGATTCGCCCCGCGCCGAATACGTACCATTTTGGCGGCGTGCGCTTGCCTCAAAAGCCTTTACTGCCGGGCTGATCATGTTCGTCACCCTTGCCGCACTGGCGATCCTCGCACCCCTCATTGCTCCATTTGACCCCGCAGTTCAGAACCTAACAAACGGTCTCCGGGCGCCGTCGTCGGCACATTGGCTAGGCACCGACCAACTGGGGCGAGACATCTTCTCGAGGATGCTATACGCGGCCCAAACTGACCTGCGCATCGCAATCACTGCGGCGATCGCCCCCTTCATCATTGGCGTGACGCTTGGGATTCTCTCAGGATTCCTCGGAGGATGGTTCGATACGGTCATTTCACGGCTCATCGATACCGTGATTGCGTTCCCGTTCTACGTGATCGTCATTGCCCTGGTGTTCGCGGTAGGAGTTGGCGAGAAAGGAATCTACGCCGCCTTCGCGCTGGTGGGATGGGTGGGCTACGCTCGCGTCATGCGCGCCGCCACCCGCTCGCTACGATCCTCAGGTTGGCTGGAAGCCGCGCGTGCCGAAGGTTTGTCGCTTCCACGCGTTCTGGTACGCCACCTGCTGCCTAACGTGTTGCCACAAGCCGTCGTTCTCCTTATGACTGAGGTACTGCTGATTATGGTGGCGGTGGTGACGCTGAGCTACCTCGGCCTTGGCGTTCAGCCGCCCACCCCAGATTGGGGAACCATGATCTCGGACGGTCAGAGTTTCATCACCACAAAGTGGTGGATTTCGGCTATCCCCGGTCTCGCGGTGGTGTACTCCGGAATCTCGTTCTCACTTCTCGCCGACGGCCTGGGAGACGCTTGGAGGGTGTCATGA
- a CDS encoding ABC transporter ATP-binding protein, giving the protein MSSLTVSNVTVRFGDFTAADAVSFEVPSGGAVGLVGESGSGKTTVARAVVGLHSADSGEILVDGEALPNKRTRNQKRRIQMVYQDPYTSLNPRMTVRQTLSELLRFHNVVPRADVRARCAELMAMVRLSESSLDAYPAQFSGGQRQRIALARALAVQPEILVADEPTSALDASVQASVVELLAQLRRELGLTLVFVSHDLGVVNALCESVVVMQSGRVVENSPARAFFAGPSHTYSRELLAAVPRLPSRTVDKVERHHATDIIQNEEEL; this is encoded by the coding sequence ATGAGCTCTTTGACAGTTTCAAACGTGACAGTTCGCTTCGGGGACTTCACCGCGGCGGACGCCGTTTCATTTGAGGTCCCGTCTGGTGGTGCGGTGGGGCTGGTTGGTGAGTCCGGGTCCGGAAAAACCACGGTGGCACGCGCCGTCGTCGGGCTTCATTCCGCCGATTCCGGGGAAATCCTCGTGGATGGCGAAGCTCTTCCTAACAAGCGCACGCGCAATCAGAAGCGCCGGATCCAGATGGTATATCAGGATCCATACACCTCATTGAACCCGCGTATGACGGTTCGGCAGACGCTCTCTGAGCTGCTGCGCTTCCACAACGTTGTTCCGAGGGCCGATGTGCGGGCGCGATGTGCAGAGCTTATGGCCATGGTGAGATTGAGCGAGTCCTCGCTTGATGCGTATCCCGCGCAGTTTTCTGGAGGTCAGCGCCAGCGAATCGCACTGGCACGCGCGCTGGCGGTCCAACCGGAGATTCTGGTTGCAGATGAACCAACGAGCGCACTGGACGCCTCTGTGCAGGCCAGCGTGGTGGAGCTTCTCGCGCAGTTGCGGCGAGAGCTTGGGCTAACACTAGTGTTCGTTTCCCATGATCTGGGTGTGGTCAATGCCTTGTGCGAATCTGTGGTCGTCATGCAATCCGGTCGCGTTGTGGAGAACTCGCCTGCCCGTGCCTTCTTTGCTGGGCCGTCCCACACCTACAGCCGTGAGCTGCTGGCGGCCGTGCCGCGCCTGCCTAGCCGGACCGTTGACAAGGTTGAACGTCATCATGCCACCGACATCATTCAGAACGAGGAAGAACTATGA
- a CDS encoding nucleotide sugar dehydrogenase, with translation MNIAVAGIGYVGLSCAVLLSTHHSVRSFDITQSRVDLINAGKSPIRDVEIEDALAAGTRINASTDPQEAFTGADWVVIATPTNYDPDKNYFDTSSVEQVLRQVQAINPDATIVVKSTVPVGYVEGLTSEFPKLSILFSPEFLREGNALRDNLHPSRVVVGFPSAKPELEEKAAQFAGILSGAALDPDVDCLVCGSTEAEAIKLFSNTYLALRVSFFNELDTYASVRGLNAKQIIDGVGLDPRIGTHYNNPSFGYGGYCLPKDTKQLLANYQDVPQNLIQAIVDANGTRKDFIASDVLADLSDTEKPVVGVYRLTMKTGSDNYRQSAIQGIMKRIKAKGVPVVVYEPTFDGTEFFGSEVTADLDDFKKRCDVILANRWSEDLEDVVSKLYTRDMYHRD, from the coding sequence ATGAACATTGCCGTTGCCGGCATCGGATACGTTGGACTCTCATGTGCCGTCTTGTTAAGCACGCACCATTCGGTACGATCATTCGACATCACGCAGAGCCGCGTTGACCTGATCAATGCGGGTAAGTCTCCCATTCGAGACGTTGAGATTGAGGACGCTCTGGCGGCTGGGACGAGGATCAACGCCTCAACCGATCCACAGGAAGCGTTCACAGGTGCTGATTGGGTTGTTATTGCAACACCCACCAACTATGACCCAGACAAGAACTACTTCGACACCTCAAGCGTGGAACAGGTGCTCCGGCAGGTCCAGGCAATCAACCCGGATGCAACCATCGTGGTCAAGTCCACTGTTCCAGTGGGCTATGTAGAGGGCCTAACCTCGGAGTTCCCGAAGTTGAGTATTCTCTTCAGCCCAGAATTCCTGCGCGAAGGAAACGCGTTGCGAGACAACTTGCACCCGTCGCGCGTTGTGGTTGGCTTCCCGTCCGCAAAGCCAGAGTTGGAAGAGAAGGCGGCACAGTTCGCTGGCATTCTTTCCGGGGCGGCACTTGATCCCGATGTTGACTGCTTGGTGTGTGGCTCAACCGAGGCCGAAGCTATCAAGTTGTTCTCAAATACGTACCTTGCGCTTCGAGTCAGCTTCTTCAATGAACTTGATACGTACGCTTCGGTACGTGGTCTGAACGCCAAGCAGATTATTGACGGTGTGGGACTGGATCCGCGAATTGGCACGCACTACAACAACCCCTCCTTTGGGTATGGCGGATACTGCCTGCCGAAGGATACGAAGCAGCTGCTCGCCAATTACCAAGATGTTCCACAGAATCTCATTCAGGCCATCGTGGATGCCAACGGGACTCGTAAGGACTTCATCGCGTCCGATGTATTGGCTGACCTCTCCGATACTGAGAAGCCAGTGGTGGGCGTGTACCGCCTGACCATGAAAACTGGTTCAGACAACTATCGCCAATCGGCTATCCAAGGCATCATGAAGCGCATTAAGGCCAAGGGTGTTCCAGTTGTCGTTTACGAACCAACCTTTGACGGCACTGAGTTCTTCGGTTCTGAAGTCACTGCGGATCTAGATGACTTCAAGAAGCGGTGTGACGTGATCCTAGCGAACAGGTGGAGTGAGGACCTCGAGGACGTGGTGTCAAAGCTCTACACGCGCGATATGTATCATCGTGACTGA
- a CDS encoding LPXTG cell wall anchor domain-containing protein — translation MTEQVPQVDVAVIELGEDGSIRDTANILVSRDYPNGVIAPIDSALSSSSVRWIRWNQNAFDGNGTYGEGTDIVPGREDAPLRYMSTYPASLLKSMVAFGLVFLSDHGAIDLSSDYTFSGTTKSIQTWSAEMIQYSNNTSAQAMIKLLHEVEYEGQSGIDFLNDELQRLGLTTLQLQGTSSSTGGNWSNGGVTMTAFDIARLDLVLDGGDGGVLWTTDKGVDVSADVISTEGRNWLMTLWQGTAFHWMLDTGNFCDWTTPYTGERQYPARGIPAVVPDSTLNADGTSKIAWADSPFATIDIRPCNSEAEVTYYNKYGLTYNAGADAGIVKSLEGKDFRHYIIAVTSNLGYRYGDEELAATENACLSNESSFCYTERFPILAAKIDAAIAARDAEPAQPSPTPTSISPTPSTPATSDEPSVEQSTTPSVTETTTTALPSTDSTTSTANLASNGESLANTGASGTAPLVLIGLLVLGAGIALTVVVRRQTSN, via the coding sequence GTGACTGAACAGGTCCCACAAGTTGATGTTGCAGTTATTGAACTTGGCGAAGACGGAAGCATCCGTGACACGGCGAACATCCTGGTGAGTCGCGACTACCCCAACGGTGTAATAGCACCTATTGACTCGGCACTGTCCTCCAGCTCTGTACGCTGGATCCGTTGGAACCAGAACGCTTTTGACGGAAACGGTACGTATGGCGAAGGGACTGATATTGTTCCTGGTCGCGAAGATGCTCCTCTGCGGTACATGTCCACCTACCCCGCATCGTTGCTCAAATCCATGGTTGCCTTCGGCCTCGTGTTCCTGAGCGACCACGGTGCAATCGACCTATCAAGCGATTACACTTTCTCAGGCACTACCAAATCCATACAGACCTGGTCAGCTGAGATGATTCAGTACTCCAACAACACCTCAGCGCAAGCAATGATCAAGCTACTTCACGAAGTGGAGTATGAGGGCCAGTCGGGCATTGATTTTCTCAATGACGAACTCCAGCGTCTCGGACTTACCACCTTGCAGCTACAAGGAACCAGCTCTAGCACTGGCGGTAATTGGTCAAATGGTGGTGTCACAATGACTGCATTCGACATTGCACGTCTGGATCTAGTACTCGATGGCGGCGACGGCGGAGTGCTGTGGACCACAGATAAAGGTGTAGATGTGTCGGCTGACGTTATCAGCACCGAAGGACGCAATTGGCTGATGACCTTGTGGCAAGGAACGGCTTTCCACTGGATGCTTGACACAGGGAACTTCTGCGACTGGACAACACCGTATACCGGGGAACGCCAGTATCCCGCGCGGGGTATCCCGGCCGTTGTTCCAGATTCGACTCTCAACGCTGATGGAACATCAAAGATCGCGTGGGCAGATTCGCCATTCGCAACCATAGATATCAGACCGTGCAACAGTGAAGCCGAGGTAACCTACTACAACAAGTACGGGCTAACGTACAATGCTGGCGCTGATGCTGGGATTGTGAAATCCCTAGAAGGAAAAGACTTCCGGCATTACATCATCGCTGTCACAAGCAATCTCGGTTACCGCTATGGAGATGAAGAACTCGCAGCAACAGAGAACGCCTGTCTGAGTAACGAAAGCAGCTTCTGCTACACCGAGCGATTCCCGATCCTGGCTGCGAAAATTGACGCAGCAATTGCCGCTCGTGACGCAGAACCAGCACAGCCCAGCCCGACCCCCACGTCAATTTCGCCCACGCCGAGTACGCCAGCCACATCTGACGAACCAAGCGTGGAGCAGAGCACTACGCCGTCAGTAACAGAGACGACAACAACTGCACTACCGTCAACTGACTCAACGACCAGTACCGCGAATTTGGCATCAAATGGAGAATCGCTTGCCAACACGGGAGCCTCAGGCACGGCACCGCTTGTGCTGATAGGCCTCCTTGTACTCGGCGCCGGTATTGCGCTGACCGTTGTTGTGCGTCGGCAGACGAGCAACTAG
- a CDS encoding ribbon-helix-helix domain-containing protein translates to MSERETINGVPVTEDQIDAWAAEAEAGYDVAALKKRGRGRPGRGAEPSQVVALRLTLEEIAAIDERAEREGKSRSEVIREALHLSAT, encoded by the coding sequence ATGAGTGAGCGCGAGACGATCAATGGGGTTCCCGTTACCGAGGATCAGATCGATGCCTGGGCCGCCGAAGCCGAGGCTGGCTACGATGTTGCGGCGTTGAAGAAGCGCGGTCGTGGACGCCCAGGTCGCGGGGCTGAGCCGTCTCAGGTAGTCGCGCTCCGGCTCACCCTTGAAGAGATCGCCGCGATCGACGAACGCGCAGAGCGTGAGGGCAAGTCACGTTCAGAAGTTATCCGTGAAGCGCTTCATCTGTCGGCAACGTGA